A portion of the Cryptomeria japonica chromosome 5, Sugi_1.0, whole genome shotgun sequence genome contains these proteins:
- the LOC131075540 gene encoding indole-3-acetate O-methyltransferase 1 — MEVLNSESPTQSKLALENVLGMKGGDGDSSYANNSLCQLKMVQALKPILERSIHENMRLEFNRGGIFRIADFGCGTGRNTLVVADTIVRALQCSLEEREMPEFEVYFTDLPSNDFNLLFRTLPPPQQGFTDTDSNGVCDINPVAPRSYFAAAVCGSHFKRLFPQKSLHFCHSSASLHWISQVSYKMILSP; from the exons ATGGAGGTGCTCAATTCTGAATCTCCAACTCAGTCTAAATTGGCCCTGGAGAATGTGCTTGGCATGAAGGGCGGAGATGGAGATTCCAGTTATGCCAACAATTCTTTATGTCAG TTAAAGATGGTTCAAGCTTTGAAACCGATTCTGGAGCGCAGCATTCATGAGAATATGAGATTGGAGTTTAATAGGGGAGGAATATTTAGGATAGCAGATTTCGGGTGTGGAACTGGGCGAAACACACTTGTGGTAGCAGACACCATTGTCAGAGCTCTGCAATGCTCACTTGAGGAACGGGAAATGCCAGAATTCGAGGTTTATTTCACCGACCTTCCCTCAAATGATTTTAATTTGCTGTTTCGAACATTGCCTCCGCCCCAACAAGGCTTTACCGATACAGACAGTAATGGTGTCTGTGATATAAATCCCGTGGCCCCAAGATCTTACTTTGCAGCGGCTGTGTGTGGATCACATTTCAAACGTCTCTTTCCACAGAAAAGCTTGCATTTCTGTCATTCTTCTGCCAGTCTCCACTGGATTTCACAGGTGAGTTATAAAATGATTCTTTCTCCATAG
- the LOC131075538 gene encoding indole-3-acetate O-methyltransferase 1-like, with protein MQLPESVQQRRSPRVYVSNDCEEVVGAAYLHQFNTDFTAFLNTRAREMVDGGSMFISLVGRNAGTQLMEEQGILGNIARHLEYAFEELVNEDIVEREKWKSFYIPWFGPSLEEVESIVKREGSFEIGNMRVLGGVPMHPMTHWKQGEEQMFGIFVANQYRALFENIIEVHLGSESLTDEFFLGIAKRASTQFEEYIPKEIELVVALLIKNGAHNNSH; from the exons ATGCAGTTGCCAGAGAGTGTTCAACAGAGGAGGTCTCCTCGTGTGTACGTTTCGAATGATTGCGAGGAGGTAGTGGGGGCTGCGTATCTGCACCAGTTTAACACAGACTTCACAGCATTTCTAAATACCCGAGCAAGAGAGATGGTTGATGGGGGATCCATGTTTATATCTCTGGTGGGTCGTAATGCAGGCACCCAACTAATGGAGGAGCAAGGAATATTAGGAAATATTGCGCGCCACTTAGAATATGCATTTGAGGAACTAGTCAATGAG GACATTGTTGAAAGGGAGAAATGGAAATCATTTTATATACCTTGGTTTGGTCCAAGTTTAGAAGAGGTGGAGAGCATTGTGAAGAGAGAGGGATCGTTCGAAATTGGAAATATGAGGGTCTTAGGAGGAGTTCCAATGCATCCAATGACACATTGGAAACAAGGGGAAGAACAAATGTTTGGAATATTTGTAGCAAACCAGTATAGAGCACTATTTGAGAATATTATAGAAGTTCATTTGGGAAGTGAAAGTTTGACTGATGAATTCTTCTTAGGAATAGCTAAAAGAGCTTCTACTCAATTTGAAGAGTATATCCCCAAAGAAATAGAGTTGGTTGTTGCTCTTCTCATTAAAAATGGAGCGCACAATAACTCccattaa